A window of Saccharicrinis carchari contains these coding sequences:
- a CDS encoding type II toxin-antitoxin system ParD family antitoxin: MKNTSISLGNYFDQFVSSQVSAGRYKNVSEVIRAGLRLLENEESKVIALRNAIQEGLNSPRVENFDFDENLKKLKSEKRKNG; this comes from the coding sequence ATGAAGAATACATCAATATCACTCGGAAATTATTTTGACCAATTCGTTAGCAGTCAAGTATCTGCCGGACGGTATAAAAATGTTAGTGAAGTTATCAGAGCTGGGCTTCGACTATTGGAAAATGAGGAAAGTAAAGTAATCGCATTAAGAAATGCCATTCAAGAAGGATTAAACAGTCCAAGGGTTGAAAACTTTGACTTTGATGAAAATCTGAAAAAACTCAAATCTGAAAAAAGAAAGAATGGCTAA
- a CDS encoding type II toxin-antitoxin system RelE/ParE family toxin: MAKVIWRQEAIDDLNDIWEYTFEKWSENQADKYYSTIKFACKAIGENPDLGKVYAGISRSLLGLKSGKHIIFYHLISENEIEVIRILHERMDLKNRLTE, from the coding sequence ATGGCTAAAGTTATATGGAGACAAGAGGCCATTGACGACTTGAATGATATTTGGGAATATACTTTCGAAAAATGGTCGGAAAACCAAGCTGATAAATATTATTCGACAATTAAATTTGCTTGTAAAGCAATCGGAGAGAATCCTGACCTTGGAAAAGTATATGCAGGCATAAGCAGAAGTTTACTTGGACTTAAATCTGGAAAACACATTATATTTTATCATCTGATTTCTGAAAATGAAATTGAGGTTATTAGAATATTACATGAAAGAATGGATTTGAAAAATAGATTGACTGAATAA
- a CDS encoding MORN repeat-containing protein: MKFYIISILLLFTTLVFGQQLVDYEGAWQNDQRHGEGTGVYIDKSTYQGAWEANKRHGHGVQTWSNGAMYDGSWVNDRMEGHGKMIYKNKDTYEGNFSGGYRMGHGTLTFAAGGSYTGIFELDKITGRGVYKYKSGDEYSGQLIDGVRNGYGVMVYANKTTYDGYWVDDKFHGQGHLTLCDKTYYNGAFVAGKRNGAGAQNYPNKDFYNGNWVNDKRDGKGFCRYVNQDVYNGSWKNDKKDGLGKMEFANGDEYDGAWKRDKMIGIGLLERESGEKYAGEMGNDEFDGLGILEYINGDVYKGEMKKGKRHGEGLMLYADGTAYEGEFNNDLYHGNGVLWLAHGEQYEGEFKNGMMDDDKAKYYYADGSYYSGGFKKNAKDGSGWEYNADGDYTGGGKYKNGQLIRDWETIEKNTKALAAGAQALADGLQQAYSQSQNYNKQLAANTAANRAKSQQAAQQTLAAQRQVRGQSNKQIQSSGNSAYPITDPFVQRYVNQTTNLNSNNNNSRTSTIDPGSTVNSPDATSNSSTSNSYYTSSVSKNKGNRDVDGMKVLAYHANGNIKFATSLTDVTFKIGSQVARVPAKTHIEFHESGLLNQAMNYVEPITISFQGKTIGVEAVHYSNYGIIIHFYLKANTSLECMDNKMRTFTDRTVVRVRDNLVWLGKDENGEIYRSQ, encoded by the coding sequence ATGAAGTTTTATATTATCTCTATCCTGTTATTGTTTACAACACTTGTTTTTGGTCAGCAACTTGTTGATTATGAAGGTGCCTGGCAGAATGATCAGCGCCACGGTGAAGGTACCGGTGTTTACATAGATAAATCGACTTATCAAGGTGCATGGGAAGCTAATAAGCGTCATGGGCATGGTGTGCAAACCTGGAGCAATGGGGCTATGTATGATGGCAGTTGGGTTAACGACCGCATGGAAGGCCACGGTAAAATGATTTATAAGAACAAAGATACGTATGAAGGGAATTTTAGTGGTGGATATCGAATGGGGCATGGGACTTTAACTTTTGCGGCAGGTGGCAGCTATACAGGCATATTTGAGTTGGATAAAATTACTGGCAGGGGTGTATATAAATATAAGTCGGGCGATGAATATAGCGGCCAGCTAATTGATGGTGTTAGAAATGGTTATGGCGTGATGGTATATGCCAACAAAACAACCTACGATGGTTACTGGGTGGATGATAAATTCCATGGACAAGGGCATCTCACATTGTGTGATAAAACGTATTACAACGGCGCTTTTGTTGCTGGAAAAAGAAATGGTGCAGGCGCGCAGAATTATCCTAATAAAGATTTTTATAACGGCAATTGGGTTAATGATAAAAGAGATGGTAAGGGCTTTTGCCGATATGTAAATCAGGATGTTTACAATGGTAGTTGGAAAAATGATAAAAAGGATGGTCTGGGTAAAATGGAATTTGCCAATGGCGATGAGTATGATGGCGCCTGGAAGAGGGACAAAATGATTGGAATTGGCTTGTTGGAGCGCGAATCGGGTGAAAAGTATGCCGGCGAGATGGGGAATGACGAATTTGATGGCCTCGGAATTTTAGAATATATCAATGGCGATGTATATAAAGGGGAGATGAAAAAAGGTAAACGCCATGGTGAAGGTTTGATGCTGTACGCAGACGGCACTGCTTACGAAGGAGAATTCAATAACGATTTGTATCATGGCAATGGTGTTTTATGGCTTGCCCATGGCGAGCAATACGAAGGCGAATTTAAAAATGGCATGATGGATGATGACAAAGCCAAGTACTATTATGCCGATGGCAGCTATTACAGTGGTGGTTTTAAAAAGAATGCCAAAGATGGTTCTGGTTGGGAGTATAATGCCGACGGCGATTATACCGGAGGCGGGAAATATAAAAATGGTCAATTAATAAGAGACTGGGAAACCATAGAGAAAAATACCAAAGCATTGGCAGCAGGTGCACAGGCATTGGCCGATGGTTTGCAGCAAGCTTACAGCCAATCGCAAAACTACAATAAGCAACTGGCGGCAAATACTGCAGCTAACAGAGCCAAATCGCAGCAAGCAGCACAACAAACTTTGGCAGCGCAGCGACAAGTCAGGGGACAATCCAATAAGCAAATTCAATCATCAGGCAATAGTGCATACCCAATAACCGACCCGTTTGTGCAGAGGTATGTAAATCAAACAACAAACTTAAATAGTAATAATAATAATTCAAGAACATCAACTATAGATCCGGGAAGCACTGTTAATAGCCCGGATGCAACATCAAACAGTAGCACATCAAATAGTTATTATACTTCATCCGTTTCAAAAAACAAAGGCAATCGGGATGTAGATGGTATGAAGGTACTTGCGTATCATGCAAACGGTAATATTAAATTTGCTACAAGCCTGACAGATGTAACATTTAAAATTGGTAGTCAGGTTGCTCGTGTGCCGGCAAAGACTCATATAGAGTTTCATGAGAGTGGATTACTAAACCAAGCAATGAATTACGTTGAGCCAATTACCATCTCGTTTCAAGGTAAAACAATTGGCGTTGAAGCAGTTCACTATTCAAACTATGGAATAATTATACATTTTTATTTAAAAGCTAATACATCTTTAGAATGTATGGACAATAAAATGAGAACCTTCACCGATCGTACGGTTGTAAGAGTACGTGACAATTTGGTTTGGTTGGGCAAGGATGAGAACGGAGAAATTTACAGATCACAATAA
- a CDS encoding WG repeat-containing protein, translating into MKIHFRLFIWSMLFVVSGYITAQININNNNILYPVCKDGKWGYINSSGNVVVSAIYDIAFPFDEGKAMTVQDNDKQFIDHSGKTVLTIPATFMVHTSFSEGLLGYVNENGAGFLTPDGQLTITNNFAEVKPFSDGYAVYKDKDSGLYGAIDKTGKIKIMPQFTYLSDFISGYAIYKLSNNHQYGLIDKAGKIFLVNRYTYLTNIFDGLIGTWNGSTKVKYIDIEKKEVFKAQVFKDNNRPSHFQLPLYPFSNGIVKYYDPFKNKYGFLNKKGEVEIPAQFDAASNYSNGLIAVKQGAKWGYANKKGVLKIRVQFDEATDFKDGVAAVYLGGSAKDFLDKKSNVKMGYINKKGDFIWKYSN; encoded by the coding sequence ATGAAAATCCACTTCAGGTTATTTATTTGGTCCATGTTGTTTGTAGTGTCGGGCTATATAACTGCCCAAATAAATATAAATAATAATAACATACTGTATCCGGTCTGTAAAGATGGTAAATGGGGTTATATCAATTCTTCGGGCAATGTAGTTGTTTCTGCTATTTATGATATTGCTTTTCCATTTGATGAAGGTAAAGCAATGACAGTGCAAGACAATGATAAACAATTTATCGACCATAGCGGAAAAACAGTATTAACCATACCTGCCACTTTTATGGTGCATACAAGCTTTTCTGAAGGTTTATTAGGTTATGTAAACGAAAATGGAGCTGGTTTTTTAACTCCCGATGGACAACTGACGATTACCAATAATTTTGCTGAGGTAAAACCTTTTTCGGATGGTTATGCTGTTTACAAAGACAAAGACAGTGGCTTATATGGTGCCATTGATAAAACAGGTAAGATAAAAATTATGCCACAGTTCACGTATCTGTCTGATTTTATAAGTGGGTATGCTATATATAAATTGTCCAATAACCACCAGTATGGTTTAATTGATAAAGCAGGTAAAATATTTCTTGTTAACCGCTATACCTACTTAACTAATATCTTTGATGGACTAATTGGCACCTGGAATGGCTCTACAAAGGTGAAATACATTGATATAGAGAAAAAAGAGGTGTTCAAAGCACAGGTTTTTAAGGACAATAACAGGCCATCGCATTTTCAGTTGCCATTGTATCCTTTTTCAAATGGGATTGTAAAGTATTACGACCCTTTTAAAAATAAATATGGTTTTTTAAATAAGAAAGGTGAAGTGGAAATTCCTGCACAATTTGATGCTGCCAGTAATTATTCCAATGGTCTGATAGCTGTAAAACAGGGTGCCAAGTGGGGCTATGCCAATAAAAAGGGCGTACTAAAAATAAGAGTACAGTTTGATGAAGCTACTGATTTTAAAGATGGTGTGGCGGCAGTTTACCTTGGTGGTTCAGCAAAAGATTTTCTTGATAAAAAGTCAAATGTAAAAATGGGGTACATCAACAAAAAAGGTGACTTTATCTGGAAGTATAGCAATTAA
- a CDS encoding hybrid sensor histidine kinase/response regulator transcription factor: protein MNIRNTFKIPAFLFVLFTLFSFIAPLHASPINTADSLLNVIDNTLEDTIKVINYIELADLFTYNESEKAIRYAQKAIDVSKKSGYHPGLAKGFERLGNAWFQLGNNNRAAQAYRNAREANKKVGNYQIDASVYYNLGNIQHELANFDSAIYYAGEAGKVFLENNDSVGYAVSLYMKTNGYYSKGFYTQATENGLKALAIFRDKKVKSWEIYTLNALVDIYNVREKYDESLSLLNTCLDYHRETNNQKFIAITYRFMGDVYLNMENYDRAATALDSSYQITDEYGFAQEKCKTMYSLGMLYYNRQQYGKALEMYEEGLQLGLDLDDELFKCSNYLGIGQSYYQLKNYPLALQNLELAVGHAKNIADHHKLSDAYLYLSNSYKATNHAQQALENYVLHKQYSDSIWARENKQQFAEMASKYESDKKEQQINRLQLEKQTTKYRNQRMLVWGILTLVIVLLVLVILWVAHRNNKQLLAREKELDKIKSDFFANISHEFRTPLTLILGPVHDMLKADRAAPFAPQLRMIQKQAQRLLTLINQLLDLSKLDAGKYQLDIASGDFIATLKSSVFSFLSLAEMKNIDLTVDVDQTELCMNYDEEIVQTILNNLLSNAIKFEPNDGVIRVGLDSSNIEKGNSLSFSVLNKGSYITPDVCASIFDRFYQEKSKQELVQGTGIGLALTHELVNIHGGSIRVESSKAEGTRFLITLPSNKPITKNKLVNTKHTDTKPGEHVMISGESEREEVLKKDCPLVLIIEDHIEVLTYISSVFARHYRIETATNGQIGIDKALELIPDIIISDVMMPLKDGMEAVRELKNNRLTSHIPIILLSAKASVENRLEGREAHADAYIAKPFNPDELLLIVKNMLDNRERLRIKYSSELIIHPQNMVVKSLDDAYIEKVCGTIEENIANENFTVAELALAVGVSRSQLHRKLEALTSKSASRFIREYRLKRGYELIKKNTATIAEIAYLVGFGSPGYFGKCFKEYFGITPGEVG, encoded by the coding sequence ATGAATATTCGAAATACTTTTAAAATTCCGGCATTCTTATTTGTCCTTTTTACCTTATTTTCGTTTATCGCGCCCCTACACGCCTCCCCTATCAATACCGCAGACAGCCTGCTGAACGTGATTGACAACACTTTGGAGGATACGATAAAAGTGATCAACTACATTGAACTGGCCGACCTGTTTACCTACAACGAGTCGGAAAAAGCCATAAGGTACGCGCAAAAAGCCATTGACGTATCCAAAAAATCGGGTTATCATCCGGGTTTGGCGAAAGGTTTCGAAAGGTTGGGAAACGCCTGGTTTCAGTTAGGCAACAACAACAGGGCCGCTCAAGCCTACCGCAACGCCCGGGAGGCCAACAAAAAAGTGGGCAATTACCAGATTGATGCATCGGTGTATTACAACCTGGGCAATATTCAACATGAGCTGGCCAACTTCGATAGCGCCATCTATTATGCCGGTGAGGCCGGAAAGGTGTTTTTGGAGAACAATGACTCGGTTGGCTACGCCGTTAGTCTTTATATGAAAACCAACGGGTATTACAGCAAAGGCTTTTACACACAAGCCACCGAAAACGGACTGAAAGCACTCGCCATTTTTCGCGACAAAAAGGTGAAAAGCTGGGAGATTTATACCCTTAATGCACTGGTTGATATTTACAATGTCAGGGAAAAGTACGACGAAAGCCTCAGCTTGTTAAATACCTGTCTGGATTACCATCGCGAAACAAACAATCAAAAATTTATCGCCATCACCTACCGATTTATGGGTGATGTTTACCTGAACATGGAAAATTACGATCGTGCCGCCACTGCACTCGACTCCTCGTATCAAATTACCGATGAATATGGTTTTGCACAAGAAAAATGCAAGACCATGTACTCGTTGGGAATGTTGTATTATAACAGGCAGCAATACGGCAAGGCACTGGAAATGTATGAGGAGGGGCTGCAGCTCGGCTTAGATCTGGACGACGAACTATTTAAATGCTCTAACTATCTGGGCATTGGTCAGTCCTATTATCAGCTAAAAAACTATCCGCTTGCGCTACAGAATCTGGAGCTCGCTGTTGGCCATGCAAAAAATATTGCCGACCATCATAAACTCAGCGATGCTTACCTGTATTTGTCCAATAGCTATAAAGCTACTAACCATGCCCAACAGGCTCTTGAAAACTATGTGCTGCACAAACAATACAGCGACAGTATCTGGGCACGCGAAAACAAACAGCAATTTGCCGAAATGGCCTCGAAGTACGAATCGGATAAAAAGGAGCAACAGATTAACAGGCTGCAACTGGAAAAACAAACAACGAAGTACAGGAACCAAAGGATGCTGGTTTGGGGAATTTTAACCTTGGTTATCGTGCTGCTGGTTCTGGTTATTTTATGGGTAGCACACCGTAATAACAAGCAATTGCTGGCCCGCGAAAAAGAGCTGGACAAAATCAAGTCCGACTTCTTTGCCAATATCTCCCATGAGTTCCGTACACCTTTGACCCTTATCCTGGGCCCTGTGCACGATATGCTTAAAGCGGATCGGGCTGCCCCGTTCGCACCCCAGCTAAGAATGATACAAAAACAGGCCCAACGCTTGCTTACGCTTATTAACCAGCTACTCGACCTCTCGAAGCTGGATGCGGGAAAATACCAACTCGACATTGCATCGGGTGATTTTATTGCGACCCTAAAAAGCAGTGTTTTTTCTTTTTTATCGCTGGCCGAAATGAAAAATATAGATTTAACGGTAGATGTAGATCAAACTGAACTATGCATGAACTATGATGAAGAAATTGTGCAGACCATCCTGAACAACCTCTTGTCGAACGCGATAAAGTTTGAGCCCAACGATGGCGTCATTCGCGTAGGCTTGGACTCTTCGAATATAGAAAAAGGGAATAGCCTATCATTTTCCGTACTCAACAAAGGCAGCTATATTACACCCGATGTGTGCGCATCTATCTTCGACCGGTTTTACCAGGAAAAGTCCAAACAGGAACTGGTGCAGGGAACCGGCATTGGGTTGGCATTAACGCACGAATTGGTGAATATACATGGTGGTTCCATCCGTGTGGAAAGTTCAAAGGCCGAAGGCACCCGTTTTTTAATTACCTTACCAAGCAACAAACCCATAACCAAAAACAAGCTAGTTAATACAAAGCATACGGATACGAAGCCTGGTGAACACGTCATGATATCAGGGGAAAGTGAACGGGAAGAAGTTTTAAAAAAAGACTGCCCACTTGTTCTCATTATCGAAGACCATATAGAAGTACTCACCTACATTAGTTCGGTGTTTGCCCGGCATTACCGCATAGAAACCGCAACCAACGGACAAATAGGTATTGACAAAGCGTTGGAACTGATTCCGGACATCATTATCAGTGATGTGATGATGCCCTTAAAAGACGGCATGGAAGCTGTACGCGAACTTAAAAACAACAGACTCACCAGCCACATCCCTATTATACTGCTCTCCGCCAAAGCATCCGTAGAAAATAGGCTGGAAGGACGAGAGGCCCATGCGGATGCCTATATCGCCAAACCCTTTAACCCGGATGAATTACTACTGATCGTAAAAAACATGCTCGACAATCGCGAAAGACTACGAATAAAATATTCATCCGAATTAATTATCCATCCGCAAAACATGGTTGTAAAATCGTTGGACGACGCCTATATCGAAAAAGTATGTGGCACTATTGAAGAGAATATTGCCAACGAAAACTTCACCGTGGCAGAGCTGGCTCTTGCCGTGGGTGTCAGTCGCAGCCAGCTTCATCGCAAATTAGAAGCCCTCACTTCAAAATCGGCCAGCCGTTTTATCCGTGAATATCGTTTGAAACGTGGCTACGAGCTCATCAAAAAAAACACGGCTACCATTGCCGAAATTGCCTATTTGGTGGGATTCGGTTCTCCAGGTTACTTTGGCAAGTGCTTTAAGGAGTATTTTGGAATAACACCGGGTGAAGTGGGCTGA
- a CDS encoding thiol-activated cytolysin family protein — MKKNTPTPRFKGEKYSVQKSNYFYLSFMFFIISIAMGSCKKDNGPSPDIGQETDDYILSLPPVQFEAEKPATIDSTATEQDLEYDYTIDYYSAAAGYDEQIVLNPQTDVIYPGALIKGETILDGSYVPISVKRKPITISTSLQGAGKVSVKVEDPKLSTVREAVNDLMSQEYDVPPANMGFTVENIYSREQFKMAVRASYSSGAMDVNGSFNYSNTKIKSRVVAKFIQNYYTLDMDLPAKPSDLIDEEPSPNIFGSLMPMYISTVTFGRMALFTVESELSETEVNTYLQASYSQIEGESSTDFEKLVAKSTMKVYVLGGSGADAGTAINGFSDFKKYITRGGNFSKTSPGAPISYKLRYIHDNTIARTVFSASYPVRTAVPRTDNLRYDISVRLYRMTPHFEDGNGSPNELFGTIKSWRTSSKKYNHWSVSSSGTYLKLGKNKTHTFSNNTTTRRRYNNLVSSHSITIQLSVKEQDAWPDADEDLGTSSYTVPLIDIIAKSPASLTYTIKNYGQGSSFMDVVFILKVEKITRI, encoded by the coding sequence ATGAAAAAAAATACGCCAACACCCCGTTTTAAGGGAGAGAAATATTCAGTACAGAAGAGCAATTACTTCTACTTAAGTTTTATGTTTTTTATAATATCTATAGCGATGGGCAGTTGTAAAAAGGACAACGGACCGTCCCCGGATATAGGTCAGGAAACGGATGACTATATCCTAAGCCTTCCGCCGGTACAATTTGAAGCCGAAAAGCCGGCTACCATCGACAGCACGGCCACGGAACAAGATTTAGAGTACGACTACACCATCGACTATTACTCGGCCGCGGCAGGTTACGACGAGCAGATTGTACTGAACCCGCAAACCGACGTGATTTATCCCGGTGCCTTAATTAAAGGGGAAACCATCCTGGACGGCAGCTATGTGCCTATATCGGTAAAGCGCAAACCCATCACTATATCCACCTCGTTGCAAGGTGCGGGGAAGGTGTCGGTAAAAGTGGAAGATCCCAAACTATCCACCGTGCGCGAAGCCGTTAACGACTTAATGAGCCAGGAATATGATGTTCCTCCGGCCAATATGGGCTTTACTGTTGAAAATATTTACAGCCGCGAGCAGTTTAAGATGGCGGTACGGGCCAGCTATTCCTCAGGGGCAATGGATGTAAACGGGAGCTTTAATTACAGCAACACTAAAATAAAATCAAGGGTGGTGGCCAAATTTATCCAAAACTACTATACCCTGGATATGGACCTGCCGGCCAAGCCCTCCGACCTGATCGACGAAGAACCCAGTCCCAATATTTTTGGTTCGCTGATGCCCATGTACATCTCTACGGTTACTTTTGGCCGCATGGCCTTGTTCACCGTGGAGTCGGAGCTTTCCGAAACCGAGGTAAACACCTACCTTCAGGCCTCGTACAGCCAAATAGAAGGCGAATCGAGCACCGACTTTGAAAAATTGGTCGCCAAATCAACCATGAAGGTGTATGTGCTGGGCGGCTCGGGAGCCGATGCGGGTACGGCCATCAACGGCTTTAGCGATTTTAAGAAATATATTACCCGGGGCGGTAATTTCTCCAAAACATCGCCGGGTGCGCCCATCTCCTACAAGCTGCGGTATATTCATGACAACACCATTGCGCGCACCGTATTTTCGGCCTCTTATCCCGTACGCACCGCCGTGCCGCGCACCGACAACCTAAGGTATGATATTTCCGTACGCCTGTATCGCATGACCCCTCATTTTGAGGATGGCAACGGCAGCCCCAATGAGCTTTTTGGTACAATTAAAAGTTGGAGGACAAGCAGTAAAAAATACAACCATTGGAGTGTTAGTTCATCGGGTACCTATTTGAAATTAGGTAAAAATAAAACCCACACCTTCTCCAACAACACTACCACACGGCGTCGTTATAACAATTTAGTAAGCTCACACAGCATTACAATCCAGTTGTCGGTAAAAGAACAGGATGCCTGGCCTGATGCCGATGAGGACCTGGGCACAAGCAGCTATACGGTACCCTTGATTGACATCATCGCCAAATCGCCCGCTTCGCTTACCTACACCATTAAAAATTACGGGCAGGGATCGTCATTTATGGATGTGGTGTTTATACTAAAAGTAGAAAAGATAACACGTATTTAA
- a CDS encoding pre-toxin TG domain-containing protein, with protein sequence MKHLSILIIFISTIAFSQTETITYQNGAVYTGATADGKREGQGKITYPKGATEANMGEIVTNTKKLSPELEQQRKDILAWVADYWSSYEQNTQESDYNTAVNSMFSRRVKMAEDISQVMGHDVAGKMKPVFKHGLASIRESENIHGEQKRYYYKKLYRVYVESVLNTNPEEGYQRLRHYTGAAYHNREANAQDAIAENIMAESNFETAKQSMEVITTVGQCFPIVSTTLDVVAAGTGIDPVSGKNLSEFERFMKLMMIMAPGKISEAMADSPILKTTLEKFSSKIGSFNPSQIKRVEAFIAKHNGMDTFSSVEWADGQILSYLDGKLNSAFNDYAVKMVDGDGDKNKK encoded by the coding sequence ATGAAGCATTTAAGCATACTTATTATATTTATATCAACCATAGCGTTTTCTCAAACCGAAACCATCACTTACCAGAATGGTGCTGTATATACCGGAGCAACCGCTGATGGAAAACGCGAAGGACAAGGTAAAATAACTTATCCCAAAGGAGCTACCGAGGCAAACATGGGAGAAATAGTTACCAATACCAAAAAACTTAGTCCTGAATTGGAACAGCAACGGAAAGATATTTTGGCCTGGGTAGCTGATTACTGGAGCAGCTACGAACAAAATACCCAAGAGAGTGATTACAACACAGCCGTTAACAGCATGTTTTCGCGCAGGGTAAAAATGGCCGAAGACATATCACAGGTAATGGGTCATGATGTGGCAGGTAAAATGAAACCTGTATTCAAACATGGACTGGCTTCCATAAGGGAGTCGGAAAATATACATGGCGAACAAAAACGTTATTATTACAAAAAGCTATACCGTGTGTATGTAGAGTCTGTTCTCAACACCAACCCCGAAGAAGGATACCAACGGCTTAGACATTACACTGGTGCTGCATACCACAATCGCGAAGCCAACGCACAGGATGCCATTGCTGAAAACATCATGGCAGAATCAAATTTCGAAACGGCCAAACAGAGTATGGAAGTTATAACTACTGTAGGACAATGTTTTCCGATAGTTTCAACCACTTTAGATGTTGTTGCTGCCGGCACAGGTATCGACCCGGTTAGTGGTAAAAACCTGTCGGAGTTTGAGCGTTTTATGAAACTGATGATGATTATGGCACCCGGCAAAATTTCGGAAGCGATGGCAGATTCTCCCATACTTAAAACTACGCTTGAGAAATTTTCGAGCAAAATAGGCAGTTTTAATCCAAGCCAAATAAAACGTGTTGAGGCTTTTATAGCCAAGCATAACGGAATGGATACGTTTAGTTCAGTTGAATGGGCAGATGGCCAAATTTTATCCTATTTAGATGGTAAACTAAATAGTGCATTTAACGATTATGCTGTAAAAATGGTAGATGGGGATGGGGATAAAAATAAAAAGTAG